In Methanobacterium sp., the genomic stretch TCCGGGAAAATTCTGGTAATTCCCGCAGGAAAAGGGTCAACAGTCGGTTCATATGTAATATTTCAAATGGCCAAAAACAAAACCGCCCCTCTGGCAATAATATCCCTGAAAGCAGAGCCTATAATTGCAACGGGAGCCATTATGGCCGGAATACCAATGGTTGATCAGCCTGATGCCGATATTTTAAATATTCTTAAAGAAGGAGATTTTGTGGAAGTAGATGCTGATTCTGGAATTATTAAACTTCTAAAACGCCAGAATGACTAAATGTTTATTTAAATTAAATAAAAATAAAATAAAGTTTATATTATTCTATATATTCTCTCTGGCCTGATGACTTTACATATTCTCCTATAGCTCCACCAATAGCTGCAAGAACTCCGCATATTATTATAGCAATGACTGTAAATAATATTACAACCAGAGCACCTATTGCTCCTACAGCAATTCCTAATTCGGCCAGCAGCAGAGCTATTAAGGCCGCAGCAATTCCCACTCCAAAGAGAGTAAGAATTCCAATTAGCAGACCTCCAAAAGCACCCGCAATAGCCCCATTTATTGTACTACTTTCAAATTCATCATTAATCAAATATGCAGTTATAAAACCAGCTATT encodes the following:
- a CDS encoding DUF126 domain-containing protein encodes the protein SGKILVIPAGKGSTVGSYVIFQMAKNKTAPLAIISLKAEPIIATGAIMAGIPMVDQPDADILNILKEGDFVEVDADSGIIKLLKRQND
- a CDS encoding DUF5518 domain-containing protein — its product is MTDWTSVVMGAVITAALTIVLALVFSPLFFLGPIIAGFITAYLINDEFESSTINGAIAGAFGGLLIGILTLFGVGIAAALIALLLAELGIAVGAIGALVVILFTVIAIIICGVLAAIGGAIGEYVKSSGQREYIE